Genomic DNA from Telopea speciosissima isolate NSW1024214 ecotype Mountain lineage chromosome 2, Tspe_v1, whole genome shotgun sequence:
ACAACCATCATGGGCATATGGTTCACCTAATTGGGTTGGTTCGGCAAGTCTATTAATGCAAATCCAACCCATCCGAACCTTATTCCAATAAGTGTACACATTAAGGACACATGCAAATTGATAGGTTTGGCAAACCAATTAATGTAAACCCAATCCATGACAAACAAGGTTAGGATGAGTTGAGTTTGGCATGGGTTAGGTAAGCCGTGAGcacaatttggatcttctactgccgagctgtctGGCAGGATCGTGCTGCCTAGATGCGGCGAGGCATGCAATGACCGTTTTACCTCTGTCTGAGCACTTTGTCTGAGtgagggtaaggtggtcattgcacacTTCATCATATCTGAGCAGCACGATCCTACCAAGCAGCTTAGAGGATCTGAATTCGAGCACTCACGCACTTCAAActcatataaatatatatagagcATCAGTCTCAACAGAGCAATGAAAATGAAACGTTTTCCAAGAAAAATGAGTGGATAACTCAAAGGAGCAAtgaatgctctgataccatgatatgATGTAAATGTCTTTCTCATTAACTCAATTACGTTGTACACgcgcatgtgtgtgtgtgtgtgtatatatatatataagagccAGATAGCAAGCGAGGgaacaataaaaacaagaacCTAACCAACTATACACGTGGTTACATGAACAGTTTCAATATGGTCCCTAAGGTGGTTTATTACTATCACCTAGATCTGAGTGGGGAGGAGTTGTTCCATGCTCAAGTCCATATGATTCCATATATGGCTGAGGTGCTGGCGTGAAAATGaggatttcaaaattaaaaaaatctttCTCTTCATTTTATGTGCACCATGCTCAGATGTGTTTCATACGTACTCGCTATTCGAATAGCACCTTGACCATGTGTCGACATCTGCTACCACACCGGACGTGGTGCACTTGTGTTGTAGAGGAGCCGAATCCATCTGCCTAACTGGATAGGTTTAGTAGAACAATAATATAAACCCAACCTATTCCTACCTTTTGTTTTAAGAATTtgagtttatattgttcttaatTGTGGGAAATTGTTATTCTCCTCTCAAGAGAAAAAGATTTCGTGGATAGAATCGGCATCTAGATTAGAGTCTAGAATCTATGAATATAACTCCAATGGAGGCATAGGTCTATCTAAAGAATGGGAACGTATCAAGTTGTGGATCAAGCGTTAGGCATTTCGGTCCACTTGATCAAATCAGTTGTTATACCCACACCCAAGTGATTCAAGCCACTGCATTCGAGATCCTCATGATGTTGAAGGATGACATGCGTCGTCCTAATCATACCTcgaatttattattattttatcttttattgggATGGGATGTGACCTCATTAATTCGCGTTTAAAATGTGAATAAAACACCGCACCCTTTTTTTGGCGTTTAAAATGCTAACAACTGATTTGTGCTCAAAGTGACGGGAAAAAACGTGAACAGCTGAAAGAAAAGTTTGAAATACGATTAAAACGCGACATCCgttttttaaactaaaaaaaaatgattttataaTAAATTTTAAACTTTAATTAATGGGACCCAATTGCTTCTCAACGTCAATAGATTAAGCACTAATGAGGCCAAAACCCATAAAACGTTGAAGGATACTTTTCATTGAGTCTCGGACTTTATTTTATAGTTGGGTTCATGTTCTCTGtaccgcagcgcaggctgcacccagacacatgggcctgccactcaagggggcaaggtggtcattgcacccacctccatgtgtctgggtgcagcctgcaccccaggcacagagaacattcccCCCTTTATAGTtttaacaatttttatttttatttttttggtagaaaagaaGGTTATTAATTCATGTGCGTCCAAtgtcaaacaaagaaaaacaaaatacataagaTAGATAGATaacatgataaacacaaggtatggatatacggtatccaaaaccaaggagtgaaAATTGACCCAGTCTCATATGCCATTGATTGGATCATCCAGAGTAGAGGATGGATTACAACCATATCCCTAGAGAAAAAACTGTAGACATAGCCAAAGATAAGCGCATGCACATACATGCCAATAGAGGGGGATCATACGTGCCGAACAGATCAAAAACACCAAACTTCCCATGCGTGACAGTTTTCATTCAACAAAGTCTGTATAACAAATGTTCTTTTTTATCATCAACCGCGTGTAGAGACCGATACCATATCCGATACCAATTACTGAATCCATGTTCTAAACACGGCGCTAATGATGATTTTTATATCATCTGCAACTACTGGAAGTGGTAATAAATCCATCCAACACATCATCAGGAAGAACTGAAGGAGTCACTTCAATAAGCAATTGAGGTTTGAGTTTCTAGGCTTTACATACCATACCCCATAGGCCCATATGAAGACTGAAACCTGAGCTGAGAGCCTGAGAATAGTGAAGTAAACGGAGGGGAAGGCAAGCGAAAGTCGTTTGACTCATTGTAATAATACATGAGGAACGATACCAGAGGCTCAGTTGCTGacgggaagggagagaagaagaacaagagcaagaacaagaaaaatcaaaatgcCATGAAAAGAGAGgcggagatggtggtggtggttgtctCATCTTGTTTGGGTTCTGATGAAGAaccggaagaagaagaagaagaagaagcaaagagcAGCAACAATTCCAATCAAAACAGCAACCTAGCACccagggaggaggaggaagaagaagcagaggtggaggaggaggacgGAAACAATGTCAAGAGAACTGAAAAATTGTCGAATGGAGTGGCGGTGTCAGGTTGCTTCCCTACCCACCGAATCAAACAGATAATAAGGAGCGAGGGTGACTTCCGCACCAATGCAGAGGCCATTTTCCTTATCAACCAAGCTACGGTATCTGCGCTTTTAGGGcattccatctctctctctctctctctctctcaatgaaTCGATCTTTAATGAACACTGCTCATTAGTCTGATACTCCTTCAGGATGTTCTTCAGCTTTTGTACTAGGGTTTCGTATCTGCTTTCCTCACTGCTGAAATCGCATTCTAATTCAGTAGcgataattttttttacttaacTGCGAGCTTCCATATTCTCATCTAATTTCAACTTTTCCCTCTACTCGTCTctctttactttttcttttacaTTCTTCATAACTATCAAGAAAAGGTGTTCGATGTTTCATATGTTTGAATATAGTTTTGTGTATTGGTTGCAGGAGAAGTTCGTCGAATCTTTAGCCGAAGATGCATATGCTTGTTCTGGACAGCATCACGAGAAATATATTAACTACAAGCACCTCTGTGAGTCATCTCTCTGCTCATCTTCATATGCTTGTTTATTACCATTCCTCAACCAATATAAATATAACGAAATTATTTGACCTTCATCCAATCCATGATACCTTGCCAAGTCAACCATTGAGACAACTCTTTTAGCTTTGATGAAACTAAATGCTTGAAATGAACTAATGAAGcttcaagttcttcaatgaTTTCTGACCTGTTGAATTAATTAAGCTTCTGAAATTTGAGTGGAAATTCTCCTTTCTTTGTTTGCTACAATATTTGGGCTGTTTTAAGCAATTATATCATGGCCAACCATGTTACATAGTTTTCTTAAGCATAAATATTTAGTAACCTCATGATGCTGCTTTCTGTTGTTcccttgttttgtttctttaggGTGCAATGTCTTCCAGTTGAACTTGAAATTTCTTGGAAAGGATATTTCTGTCTAAAAGTTGCCAATTTTAATACCCGGGCAATTAATCCTTGTTATTATGGAAGCAGTGATTTGAGATTGTATTAAGATAAGAGGAAGTGGATCAGAGGTTGCTTTTTTAATTTCTGTCTGACAACTGCTAATCCAGTGCATGAGCAATTTTTGGCACTTCTACTGTATATGCAATTATGTGCAGACAAGAACTAATGGTCCTTACAACAGTCCTGTCTCAGTATTGACAAATTGCTTTGTAATGATTTCATGATTAACCCGTATTCAGTGTACGCCACACCTCGTCTGTTAAACATTCTTAACCTTATGCGGTCTGACAAAGCTATCAACATTCCTGTGCTGTTGGGGAATGTCGCTTGGCAAAGTTCCTGCTGTTATCAATGTTACCGGTATTGGGACCTTTCATTACTGGTAAATATTAGGAGTTGTTTCCAGGGACATTCCAAAACAGCCTTTGTTCTTAAGTTGTTTTGAACTATTTGTGAAGTTGGTAATTTCAAATATTCACGTAATATGCAAAAGGTTGACTTTGTTTTctttgaaataaaaagaatatcATGGTTCGGCTCAGCTCAATCAGGTTGATATAGAATTGATGTATATGAGGTCTAATTGTTATATTTATTTCACTAAAGCACTGAGAAGTTCTTGTTCTGTTGTTTCAGCATCGGTTGTTAGTAAAAGGAAGAGTTATGTCTTCCTTTCAGGTTACCTCTTTGCACTTTTCCCTGTTTACTTTCTTTATGTCATATACATCTTTTAAAGAGCACATGAGCAATACAAGGCATTTGCATCTAAGAGCACAGCAATGGAAGATTGTCATGATAAAATGGAAAGAGCTTTAGAGAGTACAACTActatttcctttcttgtttgATAACAGTATGACAAAATGAAAAGGGCTTTACAGTGTGGAGAGAAAGCCTCTGTATCCTTTCTTGTCTGAAATGCTGTACCACCATGCATCTTCCATTCTGCCTCTTGCAATAACATAGGCAGGATGAGTATCCAATGAATGAATTCTTAACTGCAGATGCCTTGGCATGCGCCCATGCTTTTCCCAGATAATGTAATTCTTATGTGTTCTGATCATTCCTGTGGCAATCACACATTTTTGGGTCATTCTTTTTATGTTCTAGATGTTGTGCCTAAAAAAATGAGAGCAGAGGAtgctttggaggagaagagattgGCCGGAACATGACAACGAGAAAGTTCATTCAAGCAGCTATTAACATTTCAGCTTTAGTTGAATTAGGTATATCGTTGtagtatataaaaaaaatcattgaatgCGTCATCCATACATCCTCTTAGGAGCAGAGAGTATGCAATGCCACAGATgctgaaaaggaaagagagatgcATCATTTTGTGTCTTTCGATACAACTAGGGTTTATTACAGCACTGAGCCTACTACATGGTGTTTCACCTTTGTATTACATACAGTTTACCCCTTTTGGTATAGGATCTTTTGAGCATGGGTGATGGAAGATTACATTTTAAGCTCCTATATACATATAGATGGACGCAGGTATACTCAATAGGATCATGGTGGCAGTATTGTGATGCTGGTGGCTGTAAGAACTACAGTGATGTGAGTTTATGCTCGGAGTTTTGATTAACCATAACTATTTCATTTGAATAATTCAATTGTGAGTACCAAAAACATGGCCTAACACCTCAGCCAAACACATGTCCAGTGAGTGAAGTGTTGGAAGTGGACATCAGTTACAAACTTTGAATGAACTCTCTTGAGTCTTTGAACCAAGGTATATGTGTTTAATAGAGGGAAAAAATGGAATCTGTTTGAAGACACTTCCAAATTTAGTTTCCAGTGCCACCAAGAGTAGTATTAGTTCTCTTTTGAGTGGATAAAAATTTGCTGCATCATCACTGCCTTTACCAGATTCACACCATTGCTCCAATCTGCAAGAGTCTACATCATCTCTGTTTCTTCAGCTAGAGCTGCAAGAGTCTACATCATCTCACACTCTGAGCATGGTCTCACTTCAGTTTGGACATTTGAAGTAGACAGAAGAGTTCTCTGCTTCAGGAATTCCAAGAACTTTATACCCATGTGCTTAACACTTGCATATCCTATACCAGTTTCATTTCCTTTTAACCTTCATCCAAACACTTGGAACCCCATACATCTTTCTCAGATTCTGTCCAATCTTATTTATGAATGATGCATTCTGATCAAAATCATTCAGAAGCAGAGTTTCTTTCACTTTCCCAACCTGAATCCAAGTCCACTGCCATGCTTACCGCAGGGCTTCCTTTCTGGTCATCTGGTGTGATGAGCAGAATCAGCAGATTGAGTTCTGCATATCTTCTGCTAAAACCTATTTTTCACGATATTCAAAGGAGCAGTCTGGCTCTCCAGACACCATAAAGTACAAACAGACTAGCATCTTGAATAGCTTCCATATGCCATGGACGCCTTCAGTGGCTCCCATCTGCGTGTGCCTCACCTTTGTGTGACGGTCTAAGTTGTGGATTTCCTCACTAAGAATACGGTTAAATTTATCATTTTCACTGGTATGGAAGTATATAAAATTCTCAAAATAAACCTTTTCTGAAACAAGTTTTCTTTCCCATCATATGATAGATATAGGAACAGAcaaacatctcattggtacTTTAGTACTTCTGAAACAGGTTATGCAATGACCCTTACAAAACAATTCGGATGGCAAGCCCACATCAATCCTTTTGATTCAGACACGCATTTTCTATAATACGTGGGTCATTCTAAGAAGATTATTTTGCATTCTGTAAaaagagaaaatcccaaacccaaatcctCTAAATATTCACTATAATAATTGGTAAAACATTTAGGCAGTCAACAAATCTTGCCAGAAGAAATCGAACAAGATGAACATCCATTATTTCTTTCAGTCGTTAGCAATATATAGTTGGTTGTTTTGTATAACTTGTGCCCTTTTGCTTACAACACCCCTCTCCCcaccctttctttttctctcagccaTCACTGGCATTCTATCCCTACTAATATACAATGGAAACGCGGCTGTTAAATCTCATTGTAAGCGCATTGGGTAATGGACCCAATGACCTTATAAGTT
This window encodes:
- the LOC122650423 gene encoding uncharacterized protein LOC122650423: MKREAEMVVVVVSSCLGSDEEPEEEEEEEAKSSNNSNQNSNLAPREEEEEEAEVEEEDGNNVKRTEKLSNGVAVSGCFPTHRIKQIIRSEGDFRTNAEAIFLINQATEKFVESLAEDAYACSGQHHEKYINYKHLLYATPRLLNILNLMRSDKAINIPVLLGNVAWQSSCCYQCYRYWDLSLLMPWHAPMLFPDNVILMCSDHSCGNHTFLGHSFYVLDVVPKKMRAEDALEEKRLAGT